In Amphiprion ocellaris isolate individual 3 ecotype Okinawa chromosome 3, ASM2253959v1, whole genome shotgun sequence, one genomic interval encodes:
- the LOC129347938 gene encoding uncharacterized protein LOC129347938, with translation MIGTMDNVKKQCWSQHISQLVHAYNSTKNDATGYSPYRLMFGREARLPIDICFGISPDGESESSYQQYVVRMRTDLQKAYKLASEAATKSHLQNKARYDQRVRDQPLEVGDRILIQNVGLKGKHKLQDRWKSTPYVVVEKLPNLPVYKVKPECGPGSIKILHRDHLLPIGYLVRMSDSPDEAGPIRSPVTRSKRIRQSQKITQPSHPAENVTPSSDSEFETAPIPWNFDVDEVRRQLEMPSQNPGEDESRDSSEEDESLQEESSEVQENQPVIETESEGSSESFAPSRADSDVQETNNDTAEEQDLERGASSPSSSRARSEGSYKSDRYRSKELSPVRKSQREPKPPMRFTYDKPGSPSSEPVTIMHHGMVIQLKLNPPNKVSSTPRQIHKVSRRCSGDETRKQGSKSKRGKQCDEDIYTVRKGRM, from the coding sequence ATGATTGGCACCATGGATAATGTAAAAAAGCAGTGCTGGAGCCAGCATATCAGTCAACTTGTACATGCGTACAACAGTACAAAAAATGATGCCACTGGATACTCACCGTATCGACTCATGTTTGGAAGAGAAGCAAGGCTGCCCATTGACATCTGTTTTGGAATCTCACCGGATGGTGAGAGTGAGTCCTCCTACCAGCAGTACGTTGTTAGGATGAGGACGGATCTGCAGAAAGCATATAAGCTGGCATCTGAAGCCGCTACAAAAAGTCACTTACAAAACAAAGCGCGCTATGATCAACGTGTGAGAGATCAGCCCCTGGAAGTAGGAGACAGGATCCTCATTCAAAATGTTGGGTTAAAAGGCAAGCATAAACTACAGGATAGATGGAAGTCAACCCCATATGTTGTTGTGGAGAAATTACCAAACCTGCCAGTATACAAGGTGAAACCAGAATGTGGTCCAGGTTCGATCAAAATCTTGCATCGAGACCATCTGCTGCCCATCGGTTACCTGGTCAGGATGTCAGACTCTCCTGATGAAGCAGGACCCATTCGGAGCCCTGTTACCAGATCAAAACGCATTCGGCAAAGTCAAAAGATTACTCAGCCTAGTCATCCAGCAGAAAATGTCACACCATCATCAGACTCAGAGTTTGAAACTGCCCCTATTCCTTGGAATTTTGATGTGGATGAGGTCAGGAGGCAACTGGAAATGCCCAGTCAGAATCCTGGAGAGGATGAGAGCAGGGACAGTTCAGAAGAGGATGAAAGTTTGCAGGAAGAGAGCTCTGAAGTCCAAGAAAATCAACCAGTTATAGAAACTGAGAGTGAAGGATCTTCTGAAAGCTTTGCACCTTCTAGAGCAGACTCTGATGTACAAGAGACAAATAATGACACTGCAGAAGAACAAGATTTGGAAAGGGGAGCAAGCTCACCCTCTTCCAGTAGAGCCAGAAGTGAAGGCTCCTATAAAAGTGACAGATACAGAAGTAAAGAGCTTTCCCCTGTTAGAAAGTCTCAGAGAGAACCAAAACCACCTATGCGATTTACCTATGACAAacctggttctccatccagtgAACCAGTTACTATCATGCATCATGGTATGGTCATTCAACTCAAACTAAACCCTCCAAACAAAGTAAGCAGTACACCTAGACAAATACATAAAGTGTCCAGAAGGTGTTCAGGGgatgagacaaggaaacaaggTTCAAAGTCAAAGAGAGGCAAACAGTGTGATGAGGACATCTACACGGTTAGAAAGGGGAGGATGTAG